TAAAATACTCGCCCCTAATGTGGCTAATCACATAACCGGTTAAAGTAACATTAGTTCGGCGCGGCATAGTAAGAGCCTGTGCCACCGTAACACTTTGAAACTGCGAGCCGGTTTGCGCTTGCTGATTAGATGGCCCGGTAAAACCTGTTTGAGCCACTAAGCCAATACTTGAAATTAAAAATACAAAGAAACCTACTAAAATAATTCTTCTCATAACATTTTTCTCCTTTGTCATCGACAACAATTGTTATAATACTTTTACAGCTTTTTGTCAAGAGATATATTCCAATAACAGCATAATTTTAGAGATAAAACCAACATTAAATAGATAAATCATATATTTTTACTAATAGGCATATAATGTATTTTATTTTAAATAATAAATCCTGAAAGATTACGGTAGTAGCCTGATACCCTCTACCTTAATAAAGGAGGCGCGGTTGCGTCCGGCGGATACCTCGCCGCTAATCTCTATTAAATCGCTGGGGCTAACCTGCAAGCCATTCCAACGCTGACGATTAATCGTTATTTCAATTTCACCGCTGTCATCACGAAAGACATAGTGCTCACCCCTTGCATGACGAACGATATAACCGCTTAAAATAACACGAGCCCGATTAGCTAAACTGTGCGCTTGCTGCACACTCACATTTTGACTTTGCGGTATATTTAAGCTTTGGTTTGATGGCCCTGTAAAGCCCGATTGAGCTATTAAGCCGGCGCCTGAAGCTAAAAAGACAAATAAACTTAATATGATAATTTTTTTCACTACAACATTCCTCCTGCACTATCTTTGATAGATTACATCTTTAAAGTTGGAAACAACTACAACTTACTGCACTAACCTAATGCTTCTTACCTCTATATAGGTAGGAAAGATAAAGTTACGGTCAACTTCACCAGTAATCTCTACTAAATCGTTTGGACCAACATTTAAGCCGCCCCAGCGGCGAGGTTCAATCTCTATACGAATTTCGCCGCTATCATCGCGAAAAAGAAAGTAATCACCTCTAATATGGCGCACAATATGGCCAACTAAGGTAACCGGGCTTTCATCACGCATAGTACGTGCCTGCGCCACCGTAACTTGCGAGCCGCCAAAACCAAATTGCGCCGTTAAATTAGTACTCACAATTAAAAGCACAAATAAAGCTAAAAATAATATTTTCTTCACCATAATCCCCCTTATGCATTGCTATATTTTAATTATAG
This genomic stretch from Spirochaetaceae bacterium harbors:
- a CDS encoding NirD/YgiW/YdeI family stress tolerance protein, with amino-acid sequence MVKKILFLALFVLLIVSTNLTAQFGFGGSQVTVAQARTMRDESPVTLVGHIVRHIRGDYFLFRDDSGEIRIEIEPRRWGGLNVGPNDLVEITGEVDRNFIFPTYIEVRSIRLVQ
- a CDS encoding NirD/YgiW/YdeI family stress tolerance protein; protein product: MKKIIILSLFVFLASGAGLIAQSGFTGPSNQSLNIPQSQNVSVQQAHSLANRARVILSGYIVRHARGEHYVFRDDSGEIEITINRQRWNGLQVSPSDLIEISGEVSAGRNRASFIKVEGIRLLP